One window of the Acinonyx jubatus isolate Ajub_Pintada_27869175 chromosome A2, VMU_Ajub_asm_v1.0, whole genome shotgun sequence genome contains the following:
- the MPND gene encoding MPN domain-containing protein isoform X3 — MAAPEPLSPAGGAGEEAPDEDEDEAEAEDPERPAGAGGARSGGGGGGGGGGGGGAGAGAGPGGCGGPGGALTRRAVTLRVLLKDALLEPGAGVLSIYYLGKKFMGDLQPDGRIVWQETGQVFNSPSAWATHCKKLVNPAKKSGCGWASVKYKGQKLDKYKAAWLRRHQLHIPTAAADESPASEGEEEELLMEEEEEEVLAGVSTEDKSRRLPAKGPLEPAHPEAVPAGKRVENKIRVPVRYCMLGSRDSARNPHTLVEVTSFAAINKFQPFNVAISSNVLFLLDFHSHLTRSEVVGYLGGRWDINSQMLTVLRAFPCRSRLGDADMAATMEEEPRLCPQIYQSLLLRGLSLVGWYHSHPHSPALPSLQDIDSQMDYQLRLQGSSNGFQPCLALLCAPYYSGNPGPESKISPFWVMPPPECDSLTAGPGRIPSWDPRLGVTGSCPCQQRPSDYGIPMDVEMAYVQDNFLTNDILHEMMLLVEFYKGAPDLVRFQEPWSQEHTYLDKLKISLASRTPKDQGLCHVLEQVYSLLKQGS; from the exons ATGGCAG CTCCGGAGCCGCTGTCCCCGGCGGGTGGCGCGGGCGAGGAGGCACCGGATGAGGACGAGGACGAGGCAGAGGCCGAGGACCCCGAGAGGCCGGCTGGAGCTGGCGGCGCGCGCAGCggaggcggcgggggcgggggcggcggcggcggcggcggggccggaGCCGGGGCGGGCCCGGGGGGCTGCGGCGGGCCCGGGGGCGCGCTCACCCGGCGCGCGGTCACGCTGCGGGTGCTCCTCAAAGATGCGCTACTGGAGCCCGGCGCCGGGGTGCTGTCCATCTACTACTTG GGGAAGAAGTTCATGGGAGACCTACAGCCCGACGGGAGGATCGTGTGGCAGGAAACGGGACAGGTGTTCAACTCACCCAGCGCCTGGGCCACCCACTGCAAGAAGCTGGTGAACCCGGCCAAGAAGTCCGGCTGTGGCTGGGCCTCTGTCAAGTACAAGGGCCAGAAACTGGACAAATACAAGGCGGCCTGGCTCCGGCGACACCAGCTGCACATTCCCACGGCTGCTGCCGATGAG agcccgGCCagtgaaggggaggaggaggagctgttgatggaggaagaagaggaggaggttCTGGCAGGGGTCTCCACTGAGGACAAGAGTCGGAGACTACCTGCCAAGGGACCCTTGGAGCCTGCGCACCCAG AGGCCGTGCCCGCCGGGAAGCGGGTGGAAAACAAGATCCGGGTGCCTGTGCGGTATTGCATGCTGGGCAGTCGAGACTCTGCCAG GAACCCCCACACCCTGGTGGAGGTAACATCCTTCGCTGCCATCAACAAGTTCCAGCCGTTCAACGTGGCCATCTCCAGCAACGTGCTGTTCCTGCTG GACTTCCACAGCCACCTGACTCGAAGCGAGGTcgtggggtacctggggggccGCTGGGACATCAACAGCCAGA TGCTCACGGTGCTGAGAGCCTTCCCCTGCCGGAGCCGGCTGGGGGACGCGGATATGGCGGCCACCATGGAAGAGGAG CCTCGCCTGTGCCCCCAGATCTACCAGAGCCTGCTCCTGCGGGGCCTGTCCCTGGTGGGCTGGTACCACAGCCACCCGCACAGCCCCGCGCTCCCGTCGCTGCAGGACATCGACTCGCAGATGGACTACCAGCTGCGGCTGCAGGGCTCCAGCAACGGCTTCCAGCCCTGCCTCGCCCTGCTCTGCG CCCCTTACTACTCTGGCAACCCGGGCCCCGAGTCTAAGATCTCCCCCTTCTGGGTGATGCCGCCCCCCGAG TGTGATTCTCTGACTGCTGGCCCGGGACGCATCCCCTCGTGGGATCCGAGGCTGGGCGTGACTGGCTCGTGTCCCTGCCAGCAAAGGCCCAGTGACTACGGCATCCCCATGGACGTGGAGATGGCCTACGTCCAGGACAACTTCCTGACTAATGACATCCTTCATGAGATG ATGCTGCTGGTGGAATTCTACAAGGGCGCCCCTGACCTCGTGAGGTTCCAGGAGCCCTGGAGCCAGGAGCACACGTACCTCGACAAGCTGAAG ATCTCCCTGGCCAGCAGGACACCCAAGGACCAGGGCCTGTGCCACGTGCTGGAGCAGGTTTACAGCCTTCTTAAACAAGGGAGCTGA
- the MPND gene encoding MPN domain-containing protein isoform X4, giving the protein MAAPEPLSPAGGAGEEAPDEDEDEAEAEDPERPAGAGGARSGGGGGGGGGGGGGAGAGAGPGGCGGPGGALTRRAVTLRVLLKDALLEPGAGVLSIYYLGKKFMGDLQPDGRIVWQETGQVFNSPSAWATHCKKLVNPAKKSGCGWASVKYKGQKLDKYKAAWLRRHQLHIPTAAADESPASEGEEEELLMEEEEEEVLAGVSTEDKSRRLPAKGPLEPAHPEAVPAGKRVENKIRVPVRYCMLGSRDSARNPHTLVEVTSFAAINKFQPFNVAISSNVLFLLDFHSHLTRSEVVGYLGGRWDINSQMLTVLRAFPCRSRLGDADMAATMEEEIYQSLLLRGLSLVGWYHSHPHSPALPSLQDIDSQMDYQLRLQGSSNGFQPCLALLCAPYYSGNPGPESKISPFWVMPPPECDSLTAGPGRIPSWDPRLGVTGSCPCQQRPSDYGIPMDVEMAYVQDNFLTNDILHEMMLLVEFYKGAPDLVRFQEPWSQEHTYLDKLKISLASRTPKDQGLCHVLEQVYSLLKQGS; this is encoded by the exons ATGGCAG CTCCGGAGCCGCTGTCCCCGGCGGGTGGCGCGGGCGAGGAGGCACCGGATGAGGACGAGGACGAGGCAGAGGCCGAGGACCCCGAGAGGCCGGCTGGAGCTGGCGGCGCGCGCAGCggaggcggcgggggcgggggcggcggcggcggcggcggggccggaGCCGGGGCGGGCCCGGGGGGCTGCGGCGGGCCCGGGGGCGCGCTCACCCGGCGCGCGGTCACGCTGCGGGTGCTCCTCAAAGATGCGCTACTGGAGCCCGGCGCCGGGGTGCTGTCCATCTACTACTTG GGGAAGAAGTTCATGGGAGACCTACAGCCCGACGGGAGGATCGTGTGGCAGGAAACGGGACAGGTGTTCAACTCACCCAGCGCCTGGGCCACCCACTGCAAGAAGCTGGTGAACCCGGCCAAGAAGTCCGGCTGTGGCTGGGCCTCTGTCAAGTACAAGGGCCAGAAACTGGACAAATACAAGGCGGCCTGGCTCCGGCGACACCAGCTGCACATTCCCACGGCTGCTGCCGATGAG agcccgGCCagtgaaggggaggaggaggagctgttgatggaggaagaagaggaggaggttCTGGCAGGGGTCTCCACTGAGGACAAGAGTCGGAGACTACCTGCCAAGGGACCCTTGGAGCCTGCGCACCCAG AGGCCGTGCCCGCCGGGAAGCGGGTGGAAAACAAGATCCGGGTGCCTGTGCGGTATTGCATGCTGGGCAGTCGAGACTCTGCCAG GAACCCCCACACCCTGGTGGAGGTAACATCCTTCGCTGCCATCAACAAGTTCCAGCCGTTCAACGTGGCCATCTCCAGCAACGTGCTGTTCCTGCTG GACTTCCACAGCCACCTGACTCGAAGCGAGGTcgtggggtacctggggggccGCTGGGACATCAACAGCCAGA TGCTCACGGTGCTGAGAGCCTTCCCCTGCCGGAGCCGGCTGGGGGACGCGGATATGGCGGCCACCATGGAAGAGGAG ATCTACCAGAGCCTGCTCCTGCGGGGCCTGTCCCTGGTGGGCTGGTACCACAGCCACCCGCACAGCCCCGCGCTCCCGTCGCTGCAGGACATCGACTCGCAGATGGACTACCAGCTGCGGCTGCAGGGCTCCAGCAACGGCTTCCAGCCCTGCCTCGCCCTGCTCTGCG CCCCTTACTACTCTGGCAACCCGGGCCCCGAGTCTAAGATCTCCCCCTTCTGGGTGATGCCGCCCCCCGAG TGTGATTCTCTGACTGCTGGCCCGGGACGCATCCCCTCGTGGGATCCGAGGCTGGGCGTGACTGGCTCGTGTCCCTGCCAGCAAAGGCCCAGTGACTACGGCATCCCCATGGACGTGGAGATGGCCTACGTCCAGGACAACTTCCTGACTAATGACATCCTTCATGAGATG ATGCTGCTGGTGGAATTCTACAAGGGCGCCCCTGACCTCGTGAGGTTCCAGGAGCCCTGGAGCCAGGAGCACACGTACCTCGACAAGCTGAAG ATCTCCCTGGCCAGCAGGACACCCAAGGACCAGGGCCTGTGCCACGTGCTGGAGCAGGTTTACAGCCTTCTTAAACAAGGGAGCTGA
- the MPND gene encoding MPN domain-containing protein isoform X7 — MAAPEPLSPAGGAGEEAPDEDEDEAEAEDPERPAGAGGARSGGGGGGGGGGGGGAGAGAGPGGCGGPGGALTRRAVTLRVLLKDALLEPGAGVLSIYYLGKKFMGDLQPDGRIVWQETGQVFNSPSAWATHCKKLVNPAKKSGCGWASVKYKGQKLDKYKAAWLRRHQLHIPTAAADESPASEGEEEELLMEEEEEEVLAGVSTEDKSRRLPAKGPLEPAHPEAVPAGKRVENKIRVPVRYCMLGSRDSARNPHTLVEVTSFAAINKFQPFNVAISSNVLFLLDFHSHLTRSEVVGYLGGRWDINSQMLTVLRAFPCRSRLGDADMAATMEEEIYQSLLLRGLSLVGWYHSHPHSPALPSLQDIDSQMDYQLRLQGSSNGFQPCLALLCAPYYSGNPGPESKISPFWVMPPPEQRPSDYGIPMDVEMAYVQDNFLTNDILHEMMLLVEFYKGAPDLVRFQEPWSQEHTYLDKLKISLASRTPKDQGLCHVLEQVYSLLKQGS, encoded by the exons ATGGCAG CTCCGGAGCCGCTGTCCCCGGCGGGTGGCGCGGGCGAGGAGGCACCGGATGAGGACGAGGACGAGGCAGAGGCCGAGGACCCCGAGAGGCCGGCTGGAGCTGGCGGCGCGCGCAGCggaggcggcgggggcgggggcggcggcggcggcggcggggccggaGCCGGGGCGGGCCCGGGGGGCTGCGGCGGGCCCGGGGGCGCGCTCACCCGGCGCGCGGTCACGCTGCGGGTGCTCCTCAAAGATGCGCTACTGGAGCCCGGCGCCGGGGTGCTGTCCATCTACTACTTG GGGAAGAAGTTCATGGGAGACCTACAGCCCGACGGGAGGATCGTGTGGCAGGAAACGGGACAGGTGTTCAACTCACCCAGCGCCTGGGCCACCCACTGCAAGAAGCTGGTGAACCCGGCCAAGAAGTCCGGCTGTGGCTGGGCCTCTGTCAAGTACAAGGGCCAGAAACTGGACAAATACAAGGCGGCCTGGCTCCGGCGACACCAGCTGCACATTCCCACGGCTGCTGCCGATGAG agcccgGCCagtgaaggggaggaggaggagctgttgatggaggaagaagaggaggaggttCTGGCAGGGGTCTCCACTGAGGACAAGAGTCGGAGACTACCTGCCAAGGGACCCTTGGAGCCTGCGCACCCAG AGGCCGTGCCCGCCGGGAAGCGGGTGGAAAACAAGATCCGGGTGCCTGTGCGGTATTGCATGCTGGGCAGTCGAGACTCTGCCAG GAACCCCCACACCCTGGTGGAGGTAACATCCTTCGCTGCCATCAACAAGTTCCAGCCGTTCAACGTGGCCATCTCCAGCAACGTGCTGTTCCTGCTG GACTTCCACAGCCACCTGACTCGAAGCGAGGTcgtggggtacctggggggccGCTGGGACATCAACAGCCAGA TGCTCACGGTGCTGAGAGCCTTCCCCTGCCGGAGCCGGCTGGGGGACGCGGATATGGCGGCCACCATGGAAGAGGAG ATCTACCAGAGCCTGCTCCTGCGGGGCCTGTCCCTGGTGGGCTGGTACCACAGCCACCCGCACAGCCCCGCGCTCCCGTCGCTGCAGGACATCGACTCGCAGATGGACTACCAGCTGCGGCTGCAGGGCTCCAGCAACGGCTTCCAGCCCTGCCTCGCCCTGCTCTGCG CCCCTTACTACTCTGGCAACCCGGGCCCCGAGTCTAAGATCTCCCCCTTCTGGGTGATGCCGCCCCCCGAG CAAAGGCCCAGTGACTACGGCATCCCCATGGACGTGGAGATGGCCTACGTCCAGGACAACTTCCTGACTAATGACATCCTTCATGAGATG ATGCTGCTGGTGGAATTCTACAAGGGCGCCCCTGACCTCGTGAGGTTCCAGGAGCCCTGGAGCCAGGAGCACACGTACCTCGACAAGCTGAAG ATCTCCCTGGCCAGCAGGACACCCAAGGACCAGGGCCTGTGCCACGTGCTGGAGCAGGTTTACAGCCTTCTTAAACAAGGGAGCTGA
- the MPND gene encoding MPN domain-containing protein isoform X6: MNGALAVCQAVCCVLGTKQALSLPFGGSRSSERVGRHRAGQFQSRLMRTDCGHTGTGRHVSWSASWEGCCGQRWVPSSGEQGGGESGRASWRWLGGYQGLGAARLLLLQGKKFMGDLQPDGRIVWQETGQVFNSPSAWATHCKKLVNPAKKSGCGWASVKYKGQKLDKYKAAWLRRHQLHIPTAAADESPASEGEEEELLMEEEEEEVLAGVSTEDKSRRLPAKGPLEPAHPEAVPAGKRVENKIRVPVRYCMLGSRDSARNPHTLVEVTSFAAINKFQPFNVAISSNVLFLLDFHSHLTRSEVVGYLGGRWDINSQMLTVLRAFPCRSRLGDADMAATMEEEDIDSQMDYQLRLQGSSNGFQPCLALLCAPYYSGNPGPESKISPFWVMPPPECDSLTAGPGRIPSWDPRLGVTGSCPCQQRPSDYGIPMDVEMAYVQDNFLTNDILHEMMLLVEFYKGAPDLVRFQEPWSQEHTYLDKLKISLASRTPKDQGLCHVLEQVYSLLKQGS, encoded by the exons ATGAATGGAGCACTTGCCGtgtgccaggctgtgtgctgtgtgTTAGGGACCAAGCAGGCCCTGTCCCTGCCCTTTGGGGGCTCACGGTCCAGTGAGCGGGTGGGCAGACACAGAGCTGGGCAGTTTCAATCCAGGCTGATGAGGACTGACTGTGGACATACAGGGACCGGGAGGCATGTAAGCTGGTCAGCTTCCTGGGAGGGATGCTGTGGGCAGAGGTGGGTGCCAAGCTCCggggagcagggcgggggggagtcagggagggcttcctggaggtggcTTGGTGGGTACCAGGGCCTGGGTGCAGCCAGGCTGCTGTTACTGCAGGGGAAGAAGTTCATGGGAGACCTACAGCCCGACGGGAGGATCGTGTGGCAGGAAACGGGACAGGTGTTCAACTCACCCAGCGCCTGGGCCACCCACTGCAAGAAGCTGGTGAACCCGGCCAAGAAGTCCGGCTGTGGCTGGGCCTCTGTCAAGTACAAGGGCCAGAAACTGGACAAATACAAGGCGGCCTGGCTCCGGCGACACCAGCTGCACATTCCCACGGCTGCTGCCGATGAG agcccgGCCagtgaaggggaggaggaggagctgttgatggaggaagaagaggaggaggttCTGGCAGGGGTCTCCACTGAGGACAAGAGTCGGAGACTACCTGCCAAGGGACCCTTGGAGCCTGCGCACCCAG AGGCCGTGCCCGCCGGGAAGCGGGTGGAAAACAAGATCCGGGTGCCTGTGCGGTATTGCATGCTGGGCAGTCGAGACTCTGCCAG GAACCCCCACACCCTGGTGGAGGTAACATCCTTCGCTGCCATCAACAAGTTCCAGCCGTTCAACGTGGCCATCTCCAGCAACGTGCTGTTCCTGCTG GACTTCCACAGCCACCTGACTCGAAGCGAGGTcgtggggtacctggggggccGCTGGGACATCAACAGCCAGA TGCTCACGGTGCTGAGAGCCTTCCCCTGCCGGAGCCGGCTGGGGGACGCGGATATGGCGGCCACCATGGAAGAGGAG GACATCGACTCGCAGATGGACTACCAGCTGCGGCTGCAGGGCTCCAGCAACGGCTTCCAGCCCTGCCTCGCCCTGCTCTGCG CCCCTTACTACTCTGGCAACCCGGGCCCCGAGTCTAAGATCTCCCCCTTCTGGGTGATGCCGCCCCCCGAG TGTGATTCTCTGACTGCTGGCCCGGGACGCATCCCCTCGTGGGATCCGAGGCTGGGCGTGACTGGCTCGTGTCCCTGCCAGCAAAGGCCCAGTGACTACGGCATCCCCATGGACGTGGAGATGGCCTACGTCCAGGACAACTTCCTGACTAATGACATCCTTCATGAGATG ATGCTGCTGGTGGAATTCTACAAGGGCGCCCCTGACCTCGTGAGGTTCCAGGAGCCCTGGAGCCAGGAGCACACGTACCTCGACAAGCTGAAG ATCTCCCTGGCCAGCAGGACACCCAAGGACCAGGGCCTGTGCCACGTGCTGGAGCAGGTTTACAGCCTTCTTAAACAAGGGAGCTGA
- the MPND gene encoding MPN domain-containing protein isoform X1, whose translation MNGALAVCQAVCCVLGTKQALSLPFGGSRSSERVGRHRAGQFQSRLMRTDCGHTGTGRHVSWSASWEGCCGQRWVPSSGEQGGGESGRASWRWLGGYQGLGAARLLLLQGKKFMGDLQPDGRIVWQETGQVFNSPSAWATHCKKLVNPAKKSGCGWASVKYKGQKLDKYKAAWLRRHQLHIPTAAADESPASEGEEEELLMEEEEEEVLAGVSTEDKSRRLPAKGPLEPAHPEAVPAGKRVENKIRVPVRYCMLGSRDSARNPHTLVEVTSFAAINKFQPFNVAISSNVLFLLDFHSHLTRSEVVGYLGGRWDINSQMLTVLRAFPCRSRLGDADMAATMEEEPRLCPQIYQSLLLRGLSLVGWYHSHPHSPALPSLQDIDSQMDYQLRLQGSSNGFQPCLALLCAPYYSGNPGPESKISPFWVMPPPECDSLTAGPGRIPSWDPRLGVTGSCPCQQRPSDYGIPMDVEMAYVQDNFLTNDILHEMMLLVEFYKGAPDLVRFQEPWSQEHTYLDKLKISLASRTPKDQGLCHVLEQVYSLLKQGS comes from the exons ATGAATGGAGCACTTGCCGtgtgccaggctgtgtgctgtgtgTTAGGGACCAAGCAGGCCCTGTCCCTGCCCTTTGGGGGCTCACGGTCCAGTGAGCGGGTGGGCAGACACAGAGCTGGGCAGTTTCAATCCAGGCTGATGAGGACTGACTGTGGACATACAGGGACCGGGAGGCATGTAAGCTGGTCAGCTTCCTGGGAGGGATGCTGTGGGCAGAGGTGGGTGCCAAGCTCCggggagcagggcgggggggagtcagggagggcttcctggaggtggcTTGGTGGGTACCAGGGCCTGGGTGCAGCCAGGCTGCTGTTACTGCAGGGGAAGAAGTTCATGGGAGACCTACAGCCCGACGGGAGGATCGTGTGGCAGGAAACGGGACAGGTGTTCAACTCACCCAGCGCCTGGGCCACCCACTGCAAGAAGCTGGTGAACCCGGCCAAGAAGTCCGGCTGTGGCTGGGCCTCTGTCAAGTACAAGGGCCAGAAACTGGACAAATACAAGGCGGCCTGGCTCCGGCGACACCAGCTGCACATTCCCACGGCTGCTGCCGATGAG agcccgGCCagtgaaggggaggaggaggagctgttgatggaggaagaagaggaggaggttCTGGCAGGGGTCTCCACTGAGGACAAGAGTCGGAGACTACCTGCCAAGGGACCCTTGGAGCCTGCGCACCCAG AGGCCGTGCCCGCCGGGAAGCGGGTGGAAAACAAGATCCGGGTGCCTGTGCGGTATTGCATGCTGGGCAGTCGAGACTCTGCCAG GAACCCCCACACCCTGGTGGAGGTAACATCCTTCGCTGCCATCAACAAGTTCCAGCCGTTCAACGTGGCCATCTCCAGCAACGTGCTGTTCCTGCTG GACTTCCACAGCCACCTGACTCGAAGCGAGGTcgtggggtacctggggggccGCTGGGACATCAACAGCCAGA TGCTCACGGTGCTGAGAGCCTTCCCCTGCCGGAGCCGGCTGGGGGACGCGGATATGGCGGCCACCATGGAAGAGGAG CCTCGCCTGTGCCCCCAGATCTACCAGAGCCTGCTCCTGCGGGGCCTGTCCCTGGTGGGCTGGTACCACAGCCACCCGCACAGCCCCGCGCTCCCGTCGCTGCAGGACATCGACTCGCAGATGGACTACCAGCTGCGGCTGCAGGGCTCCAGCAACGGCTTCCAGCCCTGCCTCGCCCTGCTCTGCG CCCCTTACTACTCTGGCAACCCGGGCCCCGAGTCTAAGATCTCCCCCTTCTGGGTGATGCCGCCCCCCGAG TGTGATTCTCTGACTGCTGGCCCGGGACGCATCCCCTCGTGGGATCCGAGGCTGGGCGTGACTGGCTCGTGTCCCTGCCAGCAAAGGCCCAGTGACTACGGCATCCCCATGGACGTGGAGATGGCCTACGTCCAGGACAACTTCCTGACTAATGACATCCTTCATGAGATG ATGCTGCTGGTGGAATTCTACAAGGGCGCCCCTGACCTCGTGAGGTTCCAGGAGCCCTGGAGCCAGGAGCACACGTACCTCGACAAGCTGAAG ATCTCCCTGGCCAGCAGGACACCCAAGGACCAGGGCCTGTGCCACGTGCTGGAGCAGGTTTACAGCCTTCTTAAACAAGGGAGCTGA
- the MPND gene encoding MPN domain-containing protein isoform X2 yields the protein MNGALAVCQAVCCVLGTKQALSLPFGGSRSSERVGRHRAGQFQSRLMRTDCGHTGTGRHVSWSASWEGCCGQRWVPSSGEQGGGESGRASWRWLGGYQGLGAARLLLLQGKKFMGDLQPDGRIVWQETGQVFNSPSAWATHCKKLVNPAKKSGCGWASVKYKGQKLDKYKAAWLRRHQLHIPTAAADESPASEGEEEELLMEEEEEEVLAGVSTEDKSRRLPAKGPLEPAHPEAVPAGKRVENKIRVPVRYCMLGSRDSARNPHTLVEVTSFAAINKFQPFNVAISSNVLFLLDFHSHLTRSEVVGYLGGRWDINSQMLTVLRAFPCRSRLGDADMAATMEEEIYQSLLLRGLSLVGWYHSHPHSPALPSLQDIDSQMDYQLRLQGSSNGFQPCLALLCAPYYSGNPGPESKISPFWVMPPPECDSLTAGPGRIPSWDPRLGVTGSCPCQQRPSDYGIPMDVEMAYVQDNFLTNDILHEMMLLVEFYKGAPDLVRFQEPWSQEHTYLDKLKISLASRTPKDQGLCHVLEQVYSLLKQGS from the exons ATGAATGGAGCACTTGCCGtgtgccaggctgtgtgctgtgtgTTAGGGACCAAGCAGGCCCTGTCCCTGCCCTTTGGGGGCTCACGGTCCAGTGAGCGGGTGGGCAGACACAGAGCTGGGCAGTTTCAATCCAGGCTGATGAGGACTGACTGTGGACATACAGGGACCGGGAGGCATGTAAGCTGGTCAGCTTCCTGGGAGGGATGCTGTGGGCAGAGGTGGGTGCCAAGCTCCggggagcagggcgggggggagtcagggagggcttcctggaggtggcTTGGTGGGTACCAGGGCCTGGGTGCAGCCAGGCTGCTGTTACTGCAGGGGAAGAAGTTCATGGGAGACCTACAGCCCGACGGGAGGATCGTGTGGCAGGAAACGGGACAGGTGTTCAACTCACCCAGCGCCTGGGCCACCCACTGCAAGAAGCTGGTGAACCCGGCCAAGAAGTCCGGCTGTGGCTGGGCCTCTGTCAAGTACAAGGGCCAGAAACTGGACAAATACAAGGCGGCCTGGCTCCGGCGACACCAGCTGCACATTCCCACGGCTGCTGCCGATGAG agcccgGCCagtgaaggggaggaggaggagctgttgatggaggaagaagaggaggaggttCTGGCAGGGGTCTCCACTGAGGACAAGAGTCGGAGACTACCTGCCAAGGGACCCTTGGAGCCTGCGCACCCAG AGGCCGTGCCCGCCGGGAAGCGGGTGGAAAACAAGATCCGGGTGCCTGTGCGGTATTGCATGCTGGGCAGTCGAGACTCTGCCAG GAACCCCCACACCCTGGTGGAGGTAACATCCTTCGCTGCCATCAACAAGTTCCAGCCGTTCAACGTGGCCATCTCCAGCAACGTGCTGTTCCTGCTG GACTTCCACAGCCACCTGACTCGAAGCGAGGTcgtggggtacctggggggccGCTGGGACATCAACAGCCAGA TGCTCACGGTGCTGAGAGCCTTCCCCTGCCGGAGCCGGCTGGGGGACGCGGATATGGCGGCCACCATGGAAGAGGAG ATCTACCAGAGCCTGCTCCTGCGGGGCCTGTCCCTGGTGGGCTGGTACCACAGCCACCCGCACAGCCCCGCGCTCCCGTCGCTGCAGGACATCGACTCGCAGATGGACTACCAGCTGCGGCTGCAGGGCTCCAGCAACGGCTTCCAGCCCTGCCTCGCCCTGCTCTGCG CCCCTTACTACTCTGGCAACCCGGGCCCCGAGTCTAAGATCTCCCCCTTCTGGGTGATGCCGCCCCCCGAG TGTGATTCTCTGACTGCTGGCCCGGGACGCATCCCCTCGTGGGATCCGAGGCTGGGCGTGACTGGCTCGTGTCCCTGCCAGCAAAGGCCCAGTGACTACGGCATCCCCATGGACGTGGAGATGGCCTACGTCCAGGACAACTTCCTGACTAATGACATCCTTCATGAGATG ATGCTGCTGGTGGAATTCTACAAGGGCGCCCCTGACCTCGTGAGGTTCCAGGAGCCCTGGAGCCAGGAGCACACGTACCTCGACAAGCTGAAG ATCTCCCTGGCCAGCAGGACACCCAAGGACCAGGGCCTGTGCCACGTGCTGGAGCAGGTTTACAGCCTTCTTAAACAAGGGAGCTGA